From the Neoarius graeffei isolate fNeoGra1 chromosome 1, fNeoGra1.pri, whole genome shotgun sequence genome, one window contains:
- the LOC132884347 gene encoding carbamoyl-phosphate synthase [ammonia], mitochondrial-like yields the protein MLHCVQEENLKMVLMNPTSALVQTNDVGTKQAYTVYFLAITPQFVTEVVKAESPDGILLSMGRQTELNCGVVLFQIGVLQQYSVKVLGTPVESIIATEDRQLFADKLKEIDERIAPSVTVESI from the exons ATGTTGCACTGTGTGCAGGAGGAGAACCTGAAGATGGTGCTGATGAACCCGACCAGCGCCTTGGTGCAGACTAACGATGTGGGAACCAAGCAGGCATACACAGTCTACTTCTTGGCCATAACACCCCAATTTGTGACGGAGGTGGTCAAAGCCGAGAGTCCGGATGGCATCCTGCTCTCCATGGGCAGACAAACGGAACTAAACTGTG GAGTGGTGCTGTTTCAGATTGGCGTGCTGCAGCAGTACAGTGTGAAGGTTTTGGGCACACCTGTAGAGTCCATCATTGCCACAGAGGACAGACAGCTGTTTGCTGACAAACTGAAGGAGATCGATGAGAGGATCGCCCCCAGTGTGACTGTGGAGTCG